The proteins below are encoded in one region of Thermococcus sp. EP1:
- a CDS encoding RAD55 family ATPase: MNPYHNPLARSELEEKVERIPTNIIDPLLMGGIPRGSVVLLIGDPKSGKTTFISQFIYNQLISGANVISLLVDIPRYEFISNALDFGWNFITHLNERLHLLDAYTQRIRGGPKFSFTEEAIPDIRDTSQIIDIIKDTTTRILLNNPHNEEPLTVGIISSLTPMFFETEKKEIYKFLEDLKAFSHKNKQVWIIEMNSGVEEPQVETIIKAIVDGIIEMRLFEENHTLQRYLRVYGMRRTRHLLSWVPYDITDRGIVLKIE, encoded by the coding sequence TTGAATCCATACCACAATCCACTAGCCAGATCAGAGCTAGAAGAGAAAGTTGAACGGATTCCTACAAACATCATTGACCCCTTATTAATGGGGGGGATTCCGCGAGGTAGCGTTGTTCTCCTCATAGGGGACCCCAAATCAGGCAAAACAACATTTATAAGCCAATTTATATACAATCAGCTGATTTCCGGAGCCAATGTAATCAGCCTCCTTGTAGACATTCCTCGTTATGAATTCATAAGTAATGCCCTAGATTTCGGGTGGAATTTTATTACACATTTAAATGAAAGGCTACACCTTTTAGATGCATACACTCAGAGAATCAGGGGGGGTCCTAAATTTTCTTTTACGGAGGAAGCAATTCCCGATATCAGGGACACTAGTCAGATAATAGACATAATTAAAGATACCACAACAAGGATTCTTTTAAATAATCCACACAATGAAGAACCTCTCACAGTAGGAATAATCTCATCTCTAACCCCCATGTTCTTCGAGACTGAAAAAAAAGAGATATACAAATTTTTAGAAGACTTAAAGGCATTTTCTCACAAGAACAAACAGGTGTGGATAATAGAAATGAACTCCGGCGTGGAAGAACCCCAAGTGGAGACAATAATCAAGGCAATAGTGGACGGAATAATTGAAATGAGGCTCTTTGAGGAAAATCATACCCTTCAAAGATATCTCAGAGTCTACGGGATGAGAAGAACCAGGCATCTCCTTTCTTGG